One genomic window of Candidatus Nitrospira inopinata includes the following:
- a CDS encoding WD40/YVTN/BNR-like repeat-containing protein, with product MKRVGGVVGVLLLACAALSGGCSRSDAIVVIQPHPANPDILYVATNDYIYKTRDGGQTWANLSRGMSHSRVIALAIDPVYPATVYAGTKGDAVYKSHDGGQRWTSMRRGLDDATITSVVNQLLFDPADSQHLFAATTMGVFETKNGGEHWVKKMEGMREVLMVTALGMDPTRRTVLYAGTSGGVYKSVDQAGRWEPVNNGLVPPNLLKTSRALNVTAVQVDPYEPDTVYAATLAGLYKTTDGAKSWKRIGEALADQMIVAMVVDRVRRGTVYLAGRDGIHRSEDGGITWKTINRGLATMNVRSLVQSETDPRLFYAGTNGSGLYRSRDAGETWEAMPAVTDRR from the coding sequence ATGAAGAGAGTCGGGGGTGTGGTCGGCGTCCTGCTCTTGGCGTGCGCGGCCCTGAGCGGGGGTTGTAGTCGCAGCGACGCGATCGTCGTGATTCAGCCTCATCCCGCCAATCCGGATATCCTCTACGTGGCGACGAACGATTACATTTACAAGACGCGGGACGGAGGCCAAACGTGGGCCAATCTGTCCCGAGGGATGAGTCATTCGCGCGTCATCGCTTTGGCCATCGATCCGGTCTATCCGGCGACGGTGTACGCGGGAACAAAGGGAGACGCGGTGTACAAAAGTCACGACGGAGGCCAGCGGTGGACCTCCATGCGGAGGGGGTTGGATGACGCCACGATCACCTCGGTCGTCAACCAGTTGCTCTTTGATCCGGCCGACAGCCAACATCTCTTCGCGGCCACGACCATGGGTGTGTTTGAAACGAAGAACGGCGGTGAACATTGGGTCAAAAAAATGGAGGGCATGAGAGAAGTGCTGATGGTGACGGCGCTGGGAATGGATCCGACGCGCCGAACCGTGCTGTACGCCGGCACGAGCGGCGGCGTGTACAAGTCCGTCGATCAAGCCGGCCGTTGGGAGCCGGTGAATAACGGCCTCGTGCCGCCGAATTTGCTCAAGACATCTCGCGCGTTGAACGTCACCGCCGTCCAAGTCGATCCCTACGAGCCGGACACCGTCTATGCCGCGACCCTGGCCGGGCTATACAAAACGACGGACGGGGCCAAGTCGTGGAAGAGGATCGGCGAAGCGCTGGCCGATCAGATGATCGTGGCGATGGTCGTGGACCGGGTGCGGAGGGGCACGGTGTATCTCGCCGGGCGCGACGGGATCCATCGGAGCGAGGACGGGGGGATCACGTGGAAGACGATCAATCGGGGGTTGGCCACGATGAATGTCCGATCGTTGGTTCAGAGCGAGACGGATCCTCGGCTCTTCTACGCCGGCACGAACGGGAGCGGGTTATATCGAAGTCGCGACGCCGGAGAAACCTGGGAAGCCATGCCGGCGGTGACGGATCGGCGCTGA
- a CDS encoding YajQ family cyclic di-GMP-binding protein, whose amino-acid sequence MAEQYSFDVVSEVNMQELKNALDQANKEIKQRFDFKDTKTEITLKEKEKELVVVSDDDYKLKAVQDVIKTKCVKRGVSLKAFDYGTVEPALGGTVRQTAKIQSGLAAEKAKEIVKAIKDSKLKVQAQIQGDQVRVLGKSKDELQATIAFLKGKDFGIDLQFTNYR is encoded by the coding sequence GTGGCTGAACAGTACTCATTCGACGTGGTGTCGGAAGTGAATATGCAGGAGCTGAAGAACGCGCTGGATCAGGCGAACAAGGAGATCAAACAACGGTTCGACTTCAAGGACACGAAGACGGAGATCACCTTGAAGGAAAAAGAAAAGGAACTGGTCGTGGTGTCGGACGACGACTACAAGCTGAAAGCGGTGCAGGATGTCATCAAAACCAAGTGCGTCAAGCGTGGCGTGTCGCTCAAAGCCTTCGACTACGGAACCGTGGAGCCGGCGCTGGGTGGGACGGTCCGGCAAACCGCGAAAATTCAAAGCGGATTGGCGGCGGAAAAGGCCAAAGAGATCGTCAAGGCGATCAAGGATTCAAAGTTGAAGGTGCAGGCGCAGATTCAAGGCGACCAGGTGCGGGTGTTGGGGAAGAGCAAGGACGAGTTGCAGGCGACCATCGCTTTTCTCAAGGGCAAAGATTTCGGCATCGATTTGCAGTTCACCAATTATCGTTAA
- a CDS encoding carbon starvation CstA family protein, whose protein sequence is MNAAMNLLWVVLATVGAAALAFVTGIVHPGEKVNGLWLVVAAACIYVLAYRFYGRWLASRVVELNDRHVTPAVRLNDGVNFHPTNGAVLFGHHFAAIAGAGPLLGPVLAAQFGFLPGFLWLVIGAVLAGAVQDFIILVASMRRNGRSLPEIAHDELGSVTGTATAVAVLFIVVVALAGLGFAVVNALYHNAWGTFTIAMTIPIGLMMGFYLQKFRPGAVGEVSLIGVLLLIAAVLFGRVVAQSPYAWLFEFDRPALVWLLAGYGFLASVLPGWMLLVPRGYLSTFMKLGVVVLLGLGVILMAPTIEMPRVTQFAAGGGPIIPGTLFPFLFITIACGAISGFHSLVSSGTTPKMIERESQAVVGYAAMLLESFVGVMALIAASVLIPGDYLAINTTLSNEALAAMGFAPARIAELSQLVEVDVAGRPGGAVSLAVGMASIFTALPGMAGLMAYWYQFALVFEALFILTTIDTGTRVARYLIQEMTGRIYAPFRRMNWWPGVVISSGAVVGAWAYLIGTGSISTIWPMFGAANQLLGMLALCIGTTVLIKMWKSSYLWVTALPMLFVGVITLSGSYEMFWLFLGKASAAGAGQAFALYLDAALVGVVALLGAIVLSDGLKQWYGYVVLKKPFVSSEVIITAGGGSVGRTRTAASADDHDSAGRFTLPHGSGCC, encoded by the coding sequence ATGAACGCGGCAATGAATCTCCTTTGGGTCGTGCTTGCGACCGTCGGCGCGGCGGCCTTGGCTTTTGTAACGGGAATCGTCCATCCAGGTGAAAAAGTCAACGGCCTCTGGCTGGTCGTGGCCGCGGCCTGCATCTATGTGCTCGCCTATCGATTTTATGGTCGCTGGCTGGCAAGCCGGGTCGTGGAGTTGAACGATCGGCACGTGACGCCGGCGGTGCGGCTGAACGACGGCGTCAATTTTCATCCCACCAACGGAGCGGTGCTCTTCGGCCATCACTTTGCGGCGATCGCGGGGGCTGGGCCGTTGCTCGGCCCCGTGTTGGCGGCGCAATTCGGATTTCTGCCGGGGTTTCTGTGGCTCGTCATCGGCGCGGTGCTGGCCGGCGCGGTGCAGGATTTCATCATTTTGGTCGCGTCGATGAGGCGCAACGGGCGATCGCTCCCGGAAATCGCCCACGACGAGCTTGGTTCGGTCACGGGGACGGCGACGGCCGTGGCGGTGCTGTTTATCGTGGTGGTGGCGCTGGCGGGACTGGGATTCGCGGTGGTGAACGCGCTCTACCACAATGCCTGGGGCACCTTCACGATCGCGATGACGATTCCCATCGGGCTCATGATGGGGTTCTATCTCCAGAAATTCCGTCCCGGAGCGGTGGGGGAGGTCTCGTTGATCGGCGTGCTGTTGCTCATCGCGGCGGTGTTGTTCGGCCGGGTCGTCGCCCAGTCTCCCTATGCCTGGCTGTTTGAGTTTGACCGACCGGCGCTGGTGTGGTTGTTGGCCGGTTACGGTTTTTTGGCGTCGGTGTTGCCCGGCTGGATGTTGTTGGTTCCGCGCGGCTATCTTTCGACGTTCATGAAATTGGGCGTGGTCGTGCTGCTCGGCCTGGGGGTCATCCTCATGGCTCCGACCATCGAGATGCCGCGCGTGACTCAGTTTGCGGCGGGCGGCGGGCCGATCATTCCCGGGACACTCTTTCCCTTTCTGTTCATCACGATCGCCTGCGGGGCGATCTCGGGGTTTCATTCGTTGGTGTCGTCGGGCACGACGCCCAAGATGATCGAGCGGGAATCGCAGGCGGTGGTGGGCTATGCCGCCATGCTCTTGGAAAGTTTCGTCGGCGTGATGGCGTTGATCGCGGCGTCGGTGTTGATTCCCGGAGACTATCTGGCGATCAACACGACATTGAGCAACGAAGCCTTGGCCGCCATGGGCTTCGCCCCCGCTCGGATCGCCGAGCTGTCGCAACTGGTTGAAGTGGACGTAGCCGGTCGGCCGGGTGGCGCGGTGTCTCTCGCTGTCGGCATGGCCTCGATCTTTACCGCGTTGCCGGGGATGGCCGGGTTGATGGCCTATTGGTATCAATTCGCCTTGGTGTTCGAGGCCTTGTTCATCCTGACGACGATCGACACGGGAACCCGCGTGGCTCGCTATTTGATCCAGGAAATGACCGGGCGCATCTATGCGCCGTTTCGCCGGATGAATTGGTGGCCTGGCGTGGTGATCAGCAGCGGGGCGGTGGTGGGAGCGTGGGCCTATCTGATCGGGACGGGCAGTATCTCGACCATTTGGCCGATGTTCGGCGCGGCCAATCAATTGCTGGGCATGTTGGCCCTCTGTATCGGGACGACGGTGCTGATTAAGATGTGGAAGTCGTCGTATCTGTGGGTGACGGCGCTGCCCATGCTCTTTGTGGGGGTGATTACGTTGAGCGGGTCCTATGAGATGTTTTGGCTGTTCCTTGGGAAGGCGTCGGCGGCCGGGGCGGGGCAGGCGTTTGCGTTGTACCTGGACGCCGCGCTGGTGGGGGTGGTGGCGCTGTTGGGAGCGATCGTCTTGAGCGACGGCCTGAAGCAATGGTACGGCTATGTAGTTTTGAAGAAGCCGTTCGTGTCAAGCGAGGTGATCATCACGGCGGGGGGAGGGTCGGTAGGGCGGACCAGGACGGCCGCGAGCGCGGATGATCATGATTCGGCGGGGAGATTCACACTGCCGCATGGGTCAGGCTGTTGCTGA
- a CDS encoding Hsp20/alpha crystallin family protein gives MNSYLPSVISSARTDEFDRQIDQLFNEAMRAFGASDGLWAPDCNVWEDDNGFYIQMALPGWEPKDITLEMNNQVLTIKGERNAQPSDARAYHLREIADGRFARLFKLPGFVDQDKASATHKHGLLTVTFPKKEEAKPRQILIQGS, from the coding sequence ATGAACAGCTATCTTCCAAGCGTGATTTCTTCCGCGCGAACCGATGAATTCGACCGACAGATCGATCAGCTCTTCAACGAAGCGATGCGTGCATTCGGCGCGTCCGACGGTCTATGGGCTCCCGATTGCAACGTGTGGGAGGACGACAACGGCTTTTACATCCAGATGGCGTTGCCGGGGTGGGAGCCCAAGGACATTACGTTGGAAATGAACAACCAGGTTCTCACCATCAAGGGCGAGCGGAACGCGCAGCCGTCGGATGCGCGGGCGTATCACCTGCGCGAGATCGCGGATGGGCGGTTCGCGCGGCTCTTCAAGCTGCCGGGTTTTGTCGATCAGGACAAGGCTTCCGCGACGCACAAACATGGTCTGTTGACCGTGACCTTCCCCAAGAAGGAAGAGGCGAAGCCTCGGCAGATTCTGATTCAAGGTTCGTAA
- a CDS encoding lysylphosphatidylglycerol synthase transmembrane domain-containing protein: MLRYFLLALGLAVLGFLIWHIGPLNIYEAVAKLGPSVLAVILLPSFIMYAVEAYGWRVVLGPAGRAVPFWRLLAIRTAGEVVNMTTPTAYLGGEPIKAYLLNKYNVPVAEGAASVVIAKTTMTIAEVCYILTGIALGFLLLGAGDSAGYTVTAALLSVGVLVCSIAGFVFVQRRGLFASILGVARALRVRSAFLESQEEHLHSIDRTILHFYRHHQRVFYLSIGVYFFGWMAESLEVLVILHYLGGPTTILSAFSIGALAVFIKGGSFFIPGSLGAQDGGNVLLLKAFGYGEVTGLTFALLRRFRELVWIGIGLLCLAVMGKKKVHGEVGNVGSPG; encoded by the coding sequence GTGCTTCGCTATTTCTTATTGGCGCTCGGTCTCGCCGTCCTCGGTTTTCTCATTTGGCACATCGGTCCCCTGAATATTTACGAGGCCGTCGCCAAGCTCGGCCCCTCGGTCCTCGCGGTCATCCTCCTTCCCTCTTTCATTATGTACGCGGTCGAGGCCTACGGCTGGAGAGTCGTGCTGGGGCCTGCGGGGCGAGCGGTGCCGTTTTGGCGGCTGCTGGCGATCAGAACGGCGGGGGAAGTCGTGAACATGACGACTCCGACGGCCTATTTGGGCGGCGAGCCGATCAAGGCCTATCTCCTCAACAAATACAACGTGCCGGTGGCGGAGGGAGCCGCTTCCGTGGTGATCGCCAAGACGACCATGACGATCGCCGAGGTCTGCTACATTTTAACGGGCATCGCGCTCGGATTTCTGCTGCTGGGCGCGGGAGATTCGGCCGGCTATACGGTGACGGCAGCGTTGCTGAGCGTCGGCGTGCTGGTCTGTTCGATCGCGGGTTTCGTCTTCGTGCAGCGCCGCGGCCTCTTTGCGTCGATTTTGGGGGTCGCCAGGGCGTTGCGAGTGCGAAGCGCGTTTCTGGAATCGCAGGAAGAGCATTTGCACTCCATCGACCGGACCATTCTGCATTTCTACCGCCATCACCAACGGGTGTTCTATCTCTCGATCGGCGTGTATTTTTTCGGCTGGATGGCTGAATCATTGGAAGTCCTGGTCATTCTGCACTATTTGGGAGGCCCAACCACCATTCTGTCGGCGTTTTCCATCGGCGCGCTCGCCGTTTTCATCAAAGGGGGGTCTTTTTTTATCCCCGGAAGTTTGGGCGCCCAGGACGGAGGAAACGTGCTGTTGCTGAAGGCGTTCGGCTACGGCGAGGTGACCGGTTTGACCTTCGCGCTGTTGCGGCGATTCCGCGAGCTGGTTTGGATCGGCATCGGCCTTCTCTGCCTGGCGGTCATGGGAAAGAAAAAAGTCCACGGAGAAGTAGGGAACGTGGGCTCCCCCGGATGA
- a CDS encoding CDP-alcohol phosphatidyltransferase family protein, giving the protein MNESLVQKRVGIQGLTTAILLPSVDLFGDSIGRRREAVGPLTSVVGIGLFQRAILTLQRGGIRQLIVLAGPEEEQLKQSLCNGPRVTIPVRWMPVREFPLDDPRTWEFLGAEVGDCALVLSANAVFSRGLIEHLRQEARDGEAMVVAQATLRSSKAVTGGGVRLRTRAERLTSFAPAHFDDSAPSAAEMAVLPAGLMSAARGAGTENGRLPIRRWLERAAVEGRVRVIETAEDRGLWYQAVRTPDDLPIAEKKLFRSLRSDTEGFVDRYFNRKVSRWFTRLFLAAGLSPNVITVVASLIGFTAAAGFSMGTYGAGVAAALVFQLAAVIDCCDGEVARLTFAESPFGAWLDLFMDNLVHMAIFAGIAVGLYTAQTGQPWAWSMLALGATAVLGNGLSFALVERAQKIKAANRWKAPSDAAWADFMLKNVASRDFSVTLVLFALFAKLEWFLGFAAIGSFLFAGVMVWVVRPSAVTSIDV; this is encoded by the coding sequence ATGAACGAGAGTCTTGTCCAGAAACGAGTCGGGATCCAAGGATTGACGACGGCAATTCTGCTGCCGTCGGTCGACTTGTTCGGCGATTCGATCGGGCGGCGGAGGGAAGCAGTGGGACCGCTGACGAGCGTGGTGGGAATCGGGCTGTTTCAGCGCGCGATCCTCACGTTGCAGCGAGGGGGAATCCGCCAATTGATCGTGTTGGCCGGTCCCGAGGAAGAACAGCTCAAACAATCCTTGTGCAACGGGCCGCGGGTGACGATCCCCGTGCGATGGATGCCGGTCCGGGAATTTCCGCTCGATGATCCGAGGACGTGGGAGTTTTTGGGCGCCGAGGTGGGCGACTGCGCCCTTGTCTTGAGTGCGAACGCGGTCTTCTCGCGAGGTTTGATTGAGCATCTCAGGCAAGAGGCGCGAGACGGCGAGGCGATGGTCGTGGCGCAAGCGACGTTGCGATCGTCCAAGGCGGTGACGGGCGGAGGCGTCCGGCTGAGAACCCGCGCCGAGCGATTGACGTCGTTTGCTCCCGCGCATTTCGATGATTCGGCGCCGTCCGCCGCCGAAATGGCGGTCTTGCCGGCCGGTCTGATGAGCGCCGCGCGGGGCGCCGGGACGGAGAACGGTCGGCTGCCGATCCGCCGTTGGCTGGAACGGGCGGCGGTCGAGGGGCGCGTGCGCGTCATAGAAACGGCGGAGGACCGCGGCCTGTGGTATCAGGCGGTCAGAACTCCCGACGATCTGCCGATCGCTGAGAAGAAGCTGTTCCGCTCCCTGAGGAGCGACACGGAGGGGTTCGTCGATCGGTATTTCAACCGCAAGGTTTCCCGTTGGTTCACGCGCCTGTTTCTCGCCGCAGGACTGTCTCCCAATGTCATTACGGTCGTGGCCTCTCTGATCGGCTTTACGGCCGCGGCGGGATTTTCTATGGGAACCTACGGGGCGGGAGTCGCCGCGGCGCTGGTGTTCCAGTTGGCGGCCGTCATCGATTGCTGCGACGGCGAAGTGGCGCGACTGACGTTCGCCGAATCGCCGTTCGGCGCCTGGCTGGACCTGTTTATGGACAATCTCGTGCACATGGCCATCTTTGCGGGTATCGCGGTCGGGCTCTACACGGCGCAGACGGGACAGCCGTGGGCGTGGAGCATGTTGGCGCTCGGCGCGACGGCCGTGCTGGGAAACGGGTTGTCGTTTGCGCTGGTGGAGCGGGCGCAGAAAATCAAGGCCGCGAATCGGTGGAAGGCGCCGTCGGATGCGGCATGGGCGGATTTCATGCTCAAGAACGTCGCCAGTCGGGATTTCTCGGTGACGCTCGTGCTGTTCGCGTTGTTCGCCAAGCTGGAATGGTTTCTTGGGTTTGCGGCGATCGGTTCTTTTCTCTTCGCCGGCGTCATGGTGTGGGTCGTTCGCCCGTCGGCCGTGACCTCGATCGACGTCTGA
- a CDS encoding phosphocholine cytidylyltransferase family protein, producing the protein MKAVILAAGVGKRLWPVTQHRPKCLIEIGERSLLHRYLETLAWLGIKRADIVVGYKQEMIRQAVGRDVSGVAVNFLVNEEFHRGSISSLWIARAALDDDVIVMDADVLFHRDILRRLVESPHESVLLMDETVVQTGEECMVAVAGGRVIALSKRLPDRYDFAGEGVGFLRVRHADTPYLIDSLRSFVDQGAWNMEYEDALLPFFQTVPVGYERIGGLPWTEIDFPDDVRKAELDVLPKL; encoded by the coding sequence ATGAAAGCGGTCATCCTCGCGGCCGGCGTCGGGAAGCGGCTGTGGCCGGTCACCCAGCATCGTCCCAAGTGCCTGATCGAAATCGGGGAGCGGTCGTTGCTCCATCGCTATCTGGAGACGTTGGCGTGGCTCGGCATCAAGCGGGCCGACATCGTGGTGGGATACAAGCAGGAGATGATCCGCCAGGCGGTGGGGCGGGATGTCTCGGGGGTCGCGGTAAATTTTCTGGTCAACGAGGAATTTCATCGGGGCAGCATTTCTTCGCTCTGGATCGCCCGCGCGGCGCTTGACGACGACGTGATCGTGATGGACGCGGACGTGCTCTTTCACCGCGATATTCTCAGGCGCCTGGTGGAGTCGCCCCACGAAAGCGTCCTGCTGATGGACGAAACCGTCGTGCAGACGGGCGAAGAATGTATGGTGGCCGTGGCGGGCGGGCGCGTGATTGCCCTGTCGAAACGGCTGCCGGATCGGTATGACTTTGCGGGGGAGGGTGTGGGATTTCTCCGGGTGCGGCACGCCGACACCCCCTATTTGATCGACTCGCTGCGGTCGTTCGTCGATCAAGGGGCGTGGAACATGGAATACGAGGACGCGCTGCTCCCCTTTTTCCAAACGGTCCCGGTCGGCTATGAGCGGATCGGCGGGTTGCCGTGGACGGAGATCGATTTTCCCGACGACGTGAGAAAAGCCGAATTGGACGTATTGCCGAAATTATGA
- a CDS encoding pyridoxal-phosphate-dependent aminotransferase family protein — MILLNPGPVNVSERVRQALLRPDVCHRESEFTELLHRIQAKLLTAFVPGAESDYVAVVVTGSGTAAVEAALMSSLPHGRRVLIINNGVYGDRMSQIVGLHRLGVSELKHDWTERPDPDKLLLALRQHQEVHAVAMVHHETTTGLINPVQEIAEIVDGQNRVFVLDAVSALAGEPLDIAKSHIYMVVGTAGKCIQGFPGVSFVLVRKGFVERMRSYPKRSWYLHLTHYIDDEGRGTIPFTPAVQVYYAFDEALSELLEEGVANRIRRYKKMAAVIRERMAKLGVKAVLPHDRQSNTITAYYLPEGLSYRTLHDRLKAEGYVIYAGQGNLENRIFRVANMGALTEAQVTGFLGAFERACGTV; from the coding sequence ATGATCCTTCTCAATCCCGGACCGGTCAACGTCAGTGAGCGCGTGCGGCAGGCGTTGCTGCGCCCGGACGTCTGTCACCGCGAGTCGGAATTCACGGAACTGCTGCACCGCATTCAAGCCAAGCTGCTCACGGCGTTCGTGCCGGGAGCGGAGTCGGACTACGTGGCGGTGGTCGTCACCGGGTCCGGCACGGCCGCCGTCGAAGCCGCGTTGATGTCGTCGTTGCCTCACGGCCGCCGCGTCCTCATCATCAATAACGGCGTCTACGGGGACCGTATGTCCCAGATCGTCGGGCTCCATCGCTTGGGCGTGAGCGAGTTGAAGCATGACTGGACGGAGCGGCCGGATCCCGACAAATTGCTGCTGGCGCTGCGACAGCATCAGGAGGTCCACGCGGTCGCCATGGTCCATCACGAAACCACGACCGGCCTGATCAACCCGGTGCAGGAGATCGCCGAGATCGTCGACGGGCAGAATCGCGTCTTCGTGCTGGATGCCGTCAGCGCATTGGCCGGAGAACCTCTCGATATCGCCAAGTCGCACATTTACATGGTGGTGGGCACGGCGGGGAAGTGCATCCAGGGATTCCCCGGCGTCTCGTTCGTGCTCGTGCGCAAGGGATTTGTCGAGCGGATGAGGTCGTACCCCAAGCGATCGTGGTATCTGCACCTGACGCATTATATCGACGACGAAGGGCGGGGCACGATTCCGTTCACGCCGGCGGTTCAGGTGTACTACGCCTTTGATGAAGCCTTGAGCGAGCTGCTGGAAGAGGGGGTGGCCAATCGGATTCGACGCTACAAGAAAATGGCGGCGGTCATTCGCGAACGCATGGCCAAGCTGGGCGTCAAAGCGGTGCTCCCTCACGATCGTCAATCGAACACGATCACGGCGTATTATTTGCCCGAAGGCTTGTCCTATCGGACGCTGCACGACCGGCTCAAAGCCGAAGGCTACGTCATCTACGCCGGCCAGGGCAATTTGGAAAACAGGATTTTCCGCGTGGCCAACATGGGGGCGCTGACCGAAGCGCAGGTGACGGGATTTCTCGGCGCCTTCGAGCGCGCGTGCGGGACCGTATGA
- a CDS encoding thiamine pyrophosphate-dependent enzyme — protein sequence MRPEEGTLISRAQAIGALLELLTDQPVVVCNGFPSRETQKIADRPTHFYMIGSMGNAPAIALGVALAKPHKQVVTFDGDGNVLMGMGTLATVGALKPKNFIHVVFDNEVYGTTGNQPTISNVVPLEKVAKAAGYVNVVRVLDREDLVYEFRELLKKDGPSMLLIKVNEFQEEAERIALDPPDLTNRFMKAIE from the coding sequence ATGAGGCCGGAAGAAGGCACCTTGATCAGCCGCGCCCAGGCGATCGGGGCGTTGCTGGAACTGTTGACCGATCAGCCGGTCGTCGTCTGCAACGGGTTTCCGTCGCGCGAGACGCAGAAAATCGCCGACCGTCCGACGCATTTTTACATGATCGGGTCGATGGGCAATGCCCCGGCCATCGCGCTGGGTGTTGCGTTGGCCAAGCCGCACAAGCAGGTCGTGACGTTCGACGGCGACGGCAACGTGCTCATGGGCATGGGGACCTTGGCGACGGTCGGAGCGTTGAAGCCGAAAAATTTCATCCACGTGGTCTTCGACAACGAAGTGTACGGCACGACCGGCAATCAGCCGACGATCTCCAACGTCGTGCCGTTGGAGAAAGTGGCGAAAGCCGCCGGGTACGTCAACGTCGTCCGGGTACTCGATCGCGAGGACCTCGTGTACGAGTTCCGAGAGCTGCTCAAGAAAGACGGCCCCAGCATGTTGCTGATCAAGGTCAACGAGTTTCAGGAGGAGGCGGAGCGGATCGCGCTCGACCCCCCCGATCTGACAAACCGGTTCATGAAAGCCATCGAATGA
- a CDS encoding thiamine pyrophosphate-binding protein: MIDGDEFVQSLQAMGVNFFTGVPDSILGGIIAELMNRGLYIPAVREDEAVGMAAGAYMAGKMPAVLMQNSGLGTSLNTLISLNMIYRQPCILIVSWRGYGGKDAPEHLIMGQVLPQFLDTMTIPHRTLSEKTAKEDFAWVADVYHNRRIPVALLITKGVVKGLHP, from the coding sequence ATGATCGACGGCGACGAGTTTGTTCAGTCTCTCCAGGCGATGGGAGTGAATTTTTTTACCGGAGTACCCGACTCGATTCTGGGCGGCATCATCGCCGAGCTTATGAATCGCGGGTTGTACATTCCCGCGGTGCGGGAGGACGAGGCGGTGGGCATGGCGGCCGGCGCCTATATGGCGGGCAAGATGCCGGCGGTGTTGATGCAAAATTCGGGGTTGGGAACGTCGCTCAATACGTTGATTTCGTTGAACATGATTTACCGCCAGCCTTGCATTCTGATCGTGTCGTGGAGGGGCTACGGAGGAAAAGACGCGCCGGAGCATCTGATCATGGGCCAGGTCCTGCCGCAGTTTCTGGATACGATGACCATTCCGCATCGGACCTTGTCGGAGAAAACGGCGAAGGAAGACTTTGCCTGGGTGGCGGATGTCTATCACAATAGACGGATTCCGGTGGCGCTCCTGATCACGAAGGGGGTCGTGAAGGGGCTCCATCCGTGA